From one Pan troglodytes isolate AG18354 chromosome 13, NHGRI_mPanTro3-v2.0_pri, whole genome shotgun sequence genomic stretch:
- the PTPN18 gene encoding tyrosine-protein phosphatase non-receptor type 18 isoform X4, with product MSRSLDSARSFLERLEARGGREGAVLAGEFSKRCERYWAQEQEPLQTGLFCITLIKEKWLNEDIMLRTLKVTFQKESRSVYQLQYMSWPDRGVPSSPDHMLAMVEEARRLQGSGPEPLCVHCSAGCGRTGVLCTVDYVRQLLLTQMIPPDFSLFDVVLKMRKQRPAAVQTEEQYRFLYHTVAQMFCSTLQNASPHYQNIKENCAPLYDDALFLQTPQALLAIPRPPGGVLRSISVPGSPGHAMADIYAVVQKRGAPAGAGRGTQTGTGARSADEAPLYSQVTPRAQRPGAHAEDARGTLPGCVPADQSPAGSGAYEDVAGGAQTSGLGFNLRIGRPKGPRDPPAEWTRV from the exons AAAAGGTGTGAGCGGTACTGGGCCCAGGAGCAGGAGCCACTGCAGACTGGGCTTTTCTGCATCACTCTG ATAAAGGAGAAGTGGCTGAATGAGGACATCATGCTCAGGACCCTCAAGGTCACATTCCAGAAG GAGTCCCGTTCTGTGTACCAGCTACAGTATATGTCCTGGCCAGACCGTGGGGTCCCCAGCAGTCCTGACCACATGCTCGCCATGGTGGAGGAAGCCCGTCGCCTCCAGGGATCTGGCCCTGAACCCCTCTGTGTCCACTGCAG TGCGGGTTGTGGGCGAACAGGCGTCCTGTGCACCGTGGATTATGTGAGGCAGCTGCTCCTGACCCAG ATGATCCCACCTGACTTCAGTCTCTTTGATGTGGTCCTTAAGATGAGGAAGCAGCGGCCTGCGGCCGTGCAGACAGAG GAGCAGTACAGGTTCCTGTACCACACGGTGGCTCAGATGTTCTGCTCCACGCTCCAGAATGCCAGCCCCCACTACCAGAACATCAAAGAG AATTGTGCCCCACTCTACGACGATGCCCTCTTCCTCCAGACTCCCCAGGCACTTCTCGCCATACCCCGCCCACCAGGAGGGGTCCTCAG GAGCATCTCTGTGCCCGGGTCCCCGGGCCACGCCATGGCTGACATCTACGCGGTGGTGCAGAAGCGCGGGGCTCCAGCGGGCGCCGGGCGTGGGACGCAGACGGGGACGGGGGCGCGCAGCGCGGACGAGGCGCCGCTCTACAGCCAGGTGACGCCGCGCGCCCAGCGACCCGGGGCGCACGCGGAGGACGCGAGGGGGACGCTGCCTGGCTGCG TTCCTGCTGACCAAAGTCCTGCCGGATCTGGCGCCTACGAGGACGTGGCGGGTGGAGCTCAGACCAGTGGGCTAG GTTTCAACCTGCGCATTGGGAGGCCGAAGGGTCCCCGGGACCCGCCTGCTGAGTGGACCCGGGTGTAA